In the genome of Peromyscus eremicus chromosome 1, PerEre_H2_v1, whole genome shotgun sequence, the window TGAGATCTACAACTCATTCCCAAAGAGCTGTCACCATTATCTGGCTCCGACATCTTGTGCACCCAGCCCCGGGCTCCTACCAGGCAACTCAAGTATAGCTGGGAGTGACAGGCAATAAATCAAACTGAAGTTAGGGACTCTCGTATGTCCTGGGGACTTCTAGCACCACAAAGGCATGGTGCAGGAACCCTGCAGCCCTGGGGCTGTGTAGATCTAAACCCAAGTCCCATCTCCATGTGCAACCTGGTCACTGCACCACTTCCAAGGTCTCCCTCCTTTTAAAACTGGGGCTAGAAGGGCTAGGGTGGCTGTGGAGAGGACCCTAGGAGACACATGCCACAATCGTGGGGACTCTTAGCACCTCTAGGCATCTGCCACAGGCAATCTACCTCTGTCGCCTTGCCAGGAAGAAAAGGCAGACAGCTGACTTGAGGACCGGTCGGTCGGGAACCTGGTCTCCCACCTAGGCTTCAGAATAACCACCCTGCAACAGCTTCCACAGGAAGCTGTGGGGAATGCAGCCCAGCCCACAGAAGGCTACTTGGTCCCAGAGACAGTTCAGCATCCCGTCCCTCCCAGCATACTCTGCAAGTCCATTTAGAAAATAGACCACAGCCAGACTGACTGCGTGACAGGAACACTTACCTCCCATCCTGGACTGAGGCTCAGGTGCCCCCTGGTGGAACTGAGTGGCCATGCATGTGGCCTATGACAAAGCAAGCATTCCAGGCTTCAAGAACAGGGAAGGAAAAACAACCGGGAAGAAAATACTAGAAAGAGCCAAGCCCTAGGGAGAAGTGGGGCAGGCGGGGGAATCAAGAGGTGGTCATAGATGGAAGGCGCTCTGTAGACTAAGGCTGCAGAATCACTGCCCCACAAGCAGCCGTATCCGCTCTCAAACTCATCGGAGCCGCCACACACCAGGGAACTCATCAACGTTTATTATGGCAATTACACAAACGAACGGGCAGTCATTCATCCAGTTCAGCAGCAGTTGACCACAGACTCCATTAGTGATTCCTTTTTATAAATAACTTAGGAGAAGCAAGCAGAGTTGGTAATGCACCCGTGGGCAGTGGTCTGTGGGCAGGGTGGCACCAGAAGATGGGGTTCCTCCTTGACCCCCAGCACCTTCGCCCACCGGAGGCTGGGTACCCAGGCAGGGGATGTTTCAAGGCACATACAACTTCCACCCTGAGACCTGGTTCACATACGGACCAGTCATACCGACGCATCGCCTGCTGCAACCCCTTCGGGATAGTGTAGTCAATTTCATTACTAAACAGGCTTTGGCCCCGCCAAGGGCCGAGGCTGCACTCACAATCCCTGTCCAGTACATTCTGAAGACCAGAGAGTGTAGAGAAACCACCCCCAATGTAGTGATGATGTCTGGGAGCACCATTGGGAGGTTCTGTGAGGGTGGGTCTGGTATCTGTCTTGCAGGGACATGGCGGGCAGGAAGGAATTACACTGGATAGAGGGGCTGCTAGCAAATGAGACTCAAGGCACTAAAGGAGTGGAGGGACGGGGGAACCTCAGAAAAAGCCAGCCAGAAGTAGAGGGCCCCAGGAGTGAAAGGTGGCTAGGAGGTAACCCGGGTCCTCCACTCCAGCCAGGGGCTCCAGGGTGACCCCTAGGACATCCAACCATACACATGAGGCCTGGGTTTCCCTTGGCATTCCCCAGCTCTCTCACCATACCGGTGCTGCTGTGGTTCCAACCAGCACACGGGACACACTTGCCTGACATTGGCAGAGCAGCTAAATTATGGCTTTTAGGACTCAACGTTCCTGTTTTTCCTGTTACTTCCTTCGACCCAGCTGTGGTAAATGAGATAGATCATCCTTAAATGGACAGGCAGAGCTGTGTCCCTTGGCATTTGGTTCCACATGAAACATGCCCAGTTCCAAGGGAGAGCCCGTCGGTCATCAAGATCACTGCACTGGTTCAGATGTTGGGGAGCGAGCACAGAGAGCTGTGCAGACATGAACACACCTGCTCATGCAGACACTGCAAGGTCCTGGGCGCCCACCAGGCTACCTCAGGATGGGCTGAGCTGGTCCCTGGCAGAAGGAGCTCCCAGAAGGACCCATGCTGCACTGTCCAGGGCCTTTCAGGGGGCCTGTGTGTCATGTCTGCAGGGACATCAGCTCCACTTTCAGTGTCAACCTCAAATCTCAGcagatggaggccagagactATGGTGCggatggaaggaagaagggggacaGGGACCAGGGCTAGTACCTAGGCCAGGCAGGTCCTGGGGGGTGAAAGCCATAGGGAGGGGTTGGCCCAGAAGGATATGGAGGTTGAGGGGGCACTGGAGGCAGTGGCTGTCCTGGGAAGCCTGGGAGCTGAGGTTGTGTTGGGTAGGGAGGTTTGCTTCGTGATGGGAGGTAGGGGGACTGTTGGGGATACCCAGGAGCAGGAACTCGGCTTCCTACTAAGGGGTATCCTGGACCAGAGGTGCTAGTTGGGGCCACAGGATAACCAGGCTGGGGTGGCACACTCCTCTGTGGGGACCAAGCGTAGCCCGCAGCAGCCCGGGGTCCTGGCTGAGGTGATGGGTAAGAAGGACGCAGAGGCCCACCGTAGGAGGAGGGCTGGGACAGCACCGGGAAGGGGGCTGGCTGCAGGGCTCCCTGGGCTGTAGGGCCCACAGGCAAGCCTGGGGATGGGCTGTAGGGCAAAGGGTAGGGAGTCACAACAGAGGGCTGTGGTGGCTGTTCTTCGGTCACAGGGGGTGTCGCCTGGGGTGCTGGGCGTGGAGGCGGTGGACGAGGTGGAGGGGCATCTCCAGCCACCTCCGGCAAAGCGCGGGGCCGCCTCACCACATCCTGGAGCTTCTCTACTCGAACTCTGCGCAGGTGCAGCAGTGTCCTCATGGAGGAAAAGGACTCCAAGAACGTTTCCAAGGGCACCTCGCCCTCCAGGAACTTCTCAGCCATGGCCTAGAGGACACAAGACCTGTTGACGACAGAGGCCTTCCGCAGCTGTCCCTGGCCCCCATTCAGAGTGGCTCCCTCGCCAGAATGCCAACTCCTTAATGGCAGGACCATGTCTTCCACAGTCACACTGTCCCCTTGCCCACACTATGCCAGGCCCCTGGTGGTCACTGCAGGTCTGGTCAGCAGCTGGCCCTCGTGACCTGACTGCTGGCTCCTGGGCTGCACATCTGAAAGCTGCCTCCATCCAAAACACAAAGAAGTCTCTGCCCACTGAGACAAAAGGGACATCCAGAGGGAGGAGACAGCAGAGAGAGGCAAGGAGCAGAGGCCGAGCCTCAAATGCTGGGGTGCCCTCTGTACCACCATCCAACCAGGTCTGCGAGCTCCCTGGGGCCTGCTGTCAGTCACCCGTTCCTGACTCAACAGGGGTCCTGGTATAGTAATGCCCCCTTAACCACAACTCCAGTCAGTTACTAGTGGTCCTCTGGTGGTCCAAAAACATTGCATGCAAAGTTCTAGAAATAATCTGTAAGTTTTAAGtaacttttattataaaatactgCCATAACCGTTCTTATTAGAAccgttcctgtgtgtgtgtttgcatgtgtgagtACACTTGTGTATGGgtgaacacacacatggtggACGTGGAGGCAAGAGGCCAACGTAGGTATCATTCCTCGGGATGTCtaccttatttcttgagacaggtctctACTACAGGCTCACCAACTCAGCTAGCCTGCCTGCCAGTGaggcccagggatctgcctgtctctccccaCAGCCCTGGGAAGACAAGCGTGTACCACCGAGCCTGGCTTTGTATTCGGGTGTGGAGGAGTAAATTCAGGTTGCCGTGCTTGTGAGGCCAGCACTTTATCGACGGGGCCATCCCCCAGCCCATGGCTACCGTTCTCAATACCTCACTGAGCCTGCTTACAAACTATACATTATCACGGACACATAGGTACAGGAGAAGCAGTCCTGTCTACTCCCAAGTGAGTGCTCACCAGGGGTCTTAGAATGCGTCCTCGTACTGTATTACAACGAACGTGCTCCACTGGTACCCCAGAGGCCGTCTACTCTAGCTATGTTCTAAACCCTTGTGCTTTGTGGTTCCTGGGCCCATTGTGAGACCTGGCTCTAAGGGCTACCACCCTGTTCAAGAGCGTAGGGTGCCACTCCCCATCTCACCTCAGACTCTTCCTCGATCTTCATGCCTTCGATCTGCAGAAGGTCCAACAAGGTCCCGGGCTGCAGTGCTGAGGAAAATTTCTCTGGAAGGAAGCGCAGAGAGGTCAACATTTCAAAAGCACTGCTTTAGTTAAAGCTGAGAACTCTGATTTCAGCAAAGGCACGTGGCATGCCCTCTGTGTGCTTGGGGCCTAGCCACACCAGGGCCCACTGTAGAGTTCCTACAGCTGGTTCTGTAAGCACTGGGCTCAGCCACACCAGGGACCACTAGAGAGTTCCTGCAGGTGGTTCTGTGGGGTCCTTTTGATTCCTGTAGGCATTCGCTGTCCTGAGTAAAGAGGAGCTCAAGGAGAGAGTCCAGGTCTTGGCCAAGTAGCTCCCCATAGGCACAACCATCCAGGGAGCCCTCCTATCCACAAGGCCTCGACCAGCTCTGCAAGGCTCAGGCCCAAGATGGCTAAGttggcagaggcagtcagagaCACTGGCTGCCTGCACTCACATCCCAATTCCAGGGCTGGGGGgatgctcagctgttaaaggctaggcttgTAAATCCCAACTCCACCCAACTCTAGAGGCATGACCTCAGGCAAGCCCTTGAATCTCTCCAGGCTTtgttttcctcatctataaaaagagCAAATGTGGGTcacttttaacacacacacacacacacacacacacacacacacacttcaccaaAGTATACAATAAACCATAAATACTCAAGAATTTAGACTAACCACAGTACCTATCCCTTTCTACACTGTTGTGTAAGAACATGCAAAGCACTTTGCCCAGGGCAGGGAGGACAGTGGGGCTACAGTGGCTGCTGTCCTTCCTCCAACAGGAACCCTGTGTCAGTCAGCGGGGAGACACCCAGAGTGCATGTCCGCAGTCAGCTGTTCCTACCCAGCTTGGCTTTCTGTTCCTGGCACCGTTCCACAAGCTTCCGCAGCTCCTGGTATTTGTCTGAAAGGTTAGAGCGGCTGATTTCCAGGGGACCCTGGAACTCCAAGTTCTGCTCTGCCAAGCTGCGGTTGGTGGCTAGTGCCATCTCTCGTTCTAACTGCAGGTCTTGAACCTAAGGAAAGCAAGACAGGTCACAATAAGCATAACTGTCACTGGTCACCCTGGGATGTGGGGGGTGGCTTCTGGACTCAGTGTTCACCTGGGGATATCCAGCTTGGTGCTCAACCCAGTCACAGGAGCCTGGGTTTAAACTCCGTACATTGTGACCCAGGAGCCTCATCTCATCCTGATCAAGGGAGCCACCAAGGCTAACCACCTACCCAAGGGCTCCAAAggacaagtgctgtgggatgttctgtatggcaaatgtgttgctgattagtcaataaataaaacactgattggccattggctaggcaggaagtgtaggcgggacaaggaggagaataaagctgggaagtggaaggctgagtcagagagacactgccagccgccatgatgacaaacagcatgtgaagatgccggtaagccacgagccatgtggcaaggtatagattaatggaaatggattcatttaagctataagaacagttagcaagaagcctgccacggccatacagtttgtaaccaatataagtctctgtgtttacttggttgggtctgacggctgtgggactggcaggtgagagagatttgtcctgactgcgggccaggcaggaaaactctagctacagacaagCACCTGCAGGTGGTTCTGTGCTGGGCAGGGCATAAGTAAGGGAGAAGATCCACTCCTCAAGGAGGGATGAGACCCAGGTCCCAGTCACTGGTCCCCAAGCTTCAAAGTGACAagacatatgaacacacatgctgtgcatacatgcacacaaagagGCTGCTAGGGAGAActcaggtagcccaggccagACCACAAGCTAGAAATGCCATGAGGTTCCAAAGGTActggggagaggggtggggacAGGGCCCCGGGGCAGCCCAAGACTCTGCAGCAGGACAGACATCCCTGCCTCCCAGGTCATACGTGGTCTGCAGAGCTATAGATACTCCCTGAATGCCTTCTGCTGAAAATGCTTCCCTAGCCAGCATCACTGAGCCTCATTCAGGCCCCTATTTAACTGCCAGGCAGGCAGAAGCCTTGGAACCTTGCCCAGCAGGCCTAACATAGGAAGCTATCTGCTGCACTCAGAGAGCTGGAGATGGGCCACCATCCCGTCACAATACCATGTGGCACCAGCAGAGGGGGCTCAGCACTGGCCACAGAAATCAGGGAACATGTTAGCAAGACCAGCTTCCATAGGGGAACAAAGGGTCCTGCAACACAGAACTCCACCTTGGCCAGCACGCAGCACACCAGGCCAGATGGGCTTACCCTACAGCAGCCACGGGACGCCAGGCAGCACCTTGGACAAGGAGTTTCCAGAAGAGCAACCCTGCTCGGATCCCTGCTCAGGGTCTCAAGCCCTGCAGCCTACAGCAGGCTGCTGCCTATTAAAAAGAGGGACCATGGCCAGTTATCCCTCCAGAGGCAAGGCTGCCAGGGCCCAGGTCTAGAGCTCCTCCACCTGACTGTCCACCCAGAAACGCCCTGTCTAACCACTGGACAAGCTTGCTGGCATTGGAGCAGAGAAACTGGTGAGTTTGAATGTTAGCCCAgggggctggaggatggctcagcagttaagaacacatactgctcatccagaggacctgagttaggttcccagtgcccatgtcAAGTGGCTCATATACCTGCCATTTCATCTCCAGGGGGGTCCAAcagactcttctggcctccaaaggcactgtTCCAAACATGCACAAATCTACATatacacatctatacacataacagaaaaaataatgttaaaaaaaaaaaaaaagcctgggacACTTGTGTTTACTTGTGTGGTCAACTCAGAGTGGGGCCTGCCCTTCCTGGGCCACATGACCTTGGGCATCCTTCTATGTCCATGGCTTTCCCCTGGGTCTGAAGCATTACATCCAGGCCATGCCACTCTCTCTAAAGCTTGACTACACATCTCCACTCCTCCCTACTAGCCCATCTCTTACAAATCACTCCTACAAGGCCAGTCAAGTTCTACAGCTCTCCAGAGCTCGCCGGGCTGCAGCCCTGGACTCACCCTCTTCCACAGAGGACACCCCACACTGTTCTCTTGTGTCTGGACTCACTCTCTTCCACAGAGGACACCCCACCACCGTTCTCTTGTGTCTGGACTCACTCTCTTCCACAGAGGACACCCCACCACCGTTCTCTTGTGTCTGCTCTTCTCATACTCCCACTGTGACACAATTACTGCCTTACTGCCAGCCAAAGGCTTTCTGAAAATCTAAGCAGCTTGCCCTACTTTGCTTCTGTCTGTCCCACAGTGAGTATTCTCCCCCTCAGAGAATTCAACTTAATTCTTCAGACATGGTTACACCACCAAGTCCAGTCTGCCCTTTGGCCATGAGGTGGCACCTCTACCTTTCCAGGCACCTATGCTTTCCCATGGGTGAAGACTTGCTCAGCTTGGAAGCAGTGAAGGAGAACTGAGTACAGACTTGCTTTGTCCGGCTCCACTCCCTGCAGGACGAGCTTGGAATTCCCTTAATTCTGCTGCTCATCACTGACTGAAGAAACACTTGGGGGTTttgtgggtaaaggtacttgtggCTAAGCCTGACTGACCTAGATTTGGGCCCTTGGTTCCCAATGgtgggagagaaccaattcctgaaagttgtcctttgacctccatacttGTGATgtggcatgcatgtacatgtatgcacatgtatgtgaatgcACAGAAACAGGACAAAATAAAGAGACCCTTGGAATTTGATGGCCGAGCATCCTAATCCAGCAACCCAAAATCTAAGATGCAAACCTTTTTCAATGACACTCATGCGTTCTGGATTTCAGAGTGTCTCAGATTTCACATTTTTGGATTAAGGATCTAACTAGTAAATCTACACAAACATTTCAAAATCCAAGGAATCTGAAATCTGAAACACTCTTGTCTCAAGCATTTGGGGCAAGGGACACTTGGCCTGTATGTGGCAGATGAATGTGCCAGGTAAGACAAGGCTCTGTCAGAGCTCACAGCCTAACCCACCATTAAGAGTAGGCCTTGCTGCCTCACCAAGACCTCTGCTCCCCTGCTGCTGACACAGGGCTGCTAGATGAGCCACACAAAGACCTGTCCAACTTCCTGCCTATCAGAACGTCTTTCTAACCCAACCCTGGGTCATCTCTAACCCAGCAGAGGCCTGACCAGGGTGGGCAAGCAGTGGCAGCAGAAAGCACAGCAGAGGTGGTGGGGACATATGCACCTGAGGAGCAGGGGTTGGGGGGGCTCCGGGGAGGCTGATGGGGTGCTGGCTGGGCAACTTCCTGTTCTTTACCACAATGAATTCATAGACACATACCACATCTGCTcaccaggaaaaagaaaggcacaTGTGAGTGCCAATCAGGGAGTCCAGCATTATCTgagctcctctttcttcctcaaacAGAGGCAGGGGACAGCGCTTCCAGGCCAGTGACCAGCTGCAGCCACTCTGGGGGCACCTGTGGGCATTTCTGACTGGGTGGCCACAATCAGTCACCTGACCTCCATCTCACAGGAAGGTCACAGAAGATGGTGACAGGGAGGGCCAAGTCAAGCTCTGCAGACACGAGGGTGATGCTTTTTCCTGTAAGGACCCTGTGACTAGGAGCTTAGAGATGGGGTGTTGGCTCCAGTGGGAAACAGCACAAAACAGGAGTGGGCACTATCCCAGCCAAGGATAATCTCTTCAAGTCCAAGAGTCCCACAGGCCAGTGGGGAAAAATGGGTACCCCCTCCTTAGTATATCAGGGAGCTGCCTCTAGACTCAGGCTGGAACGGTGAAGATTCCTGGGCCATCTGGGTCCCTGGCTATCCTAGTCCAAGGTGGGCCCTGGACACCCTATCACTCCCTAGACTCCCAGGGGATCCAGGACCTGGCCTGAAACCTCAGGGCTCCTATAATGAGGTGAGCCAAGGTGGAATCCACAGAACAGCAAGGTGAATCCTGTTA includes:
- the Vps37c gene encoding vacuolar protein sorting-associated protein 37C, which translates into the protein MEGLKDKTLQELEEMQNDPEAITRLALESPEVQDLQLEREMALATNRSLAEQNLEFQGPLEISRSNLSDKYQELRKLVERCQEQKAKLEKFSSALQPGTLLDLLQIEGMKIEEESEAMAEKFLEGEVPLETFLESFSSMRTLLHLRRVRVEKLQDVVRRPRALPEVAGDAPPPRPPPPRPAPQATPPVTEEQPPQPSVVTPYPLPYSPSPGLPVGPTAQGALQPAPFPVLSQPSSYGGPLRPSYPSPQPGPRAAAGYAWSPQRSVPPQPGYPVAPTSTSGPGYPLVGSRVPAPGYPQQSPYLPSRSKPPYPTQPQLPGFPGQPLPPVPPQPPYPSGPTPPYGFHPPGPAWPRY